A window of Phragmitibacter flavus contains these coding sequences:
- the bcp gene encoding thioredoxin-dependent thiol peroxidase, whose amino-acid sequence MSKPEVGSVAPDFTAVVVGGGYGAGDSVTLSELRGKPVVLYFYPKDATPGCTTQACGLRDVWGDIAAKAHVFGISTDPVKSHEKFIQKFELPFPLIADENRAIAEAYGVWVEKSMYGKRYMGMERSTFLIGVDGLVAAVWEKVKPEDHASLLLKAL is encoded by the coding sequence ATGAGCAAACCGGAAGTTGGATCTGTGGCCCCTGATTTTACGGCAGTGGTCGTTGGCGGTGGATATGGGGCAGGGGATTCGGTAACTTTGAGCGAATTGCGCGGCAAGCCGGTGGTGTTGTATTTTTACCCGAAGGACGCGACGCCGGGCTGCACGACGCAGGCTTGCGGATTGCGGGATGTCTGGGGCGATATCGCTGCGAAGGCTCATGTGTTCGGCATCAGCACGGACCCGGTGAAGTCGCATGAGAAGTTTATCCAAAAGTTTGAGCTGCCGTTTCCTTTGATCGCTGATGAAAATCGCGCCATCGCGGAGGCTTACGGCGTTTGGGTGGAAAAAAGCATGTATGGGAAACGATACATGGGCATGGAGCGCAGCACCTTTCTGATTGGAGTGGATGGTTTGGTGGCGGCGGTGTGGGAAAAGGTAAAGCCTGAGGATCACGCTTCGTTGTTGCTGAAGGCGCTGTGA
- a CDS encoding Amuc_1102 family pilus-like protein: MSLSPVHAQEASTEVRVAVKGVKVQAQNTPQFNVQNVVDKRWKPKVWLEIDVDFEAKKAPKEDDKSPVIESLEFRYFIGLNKTSADGKNVVLTANITYNNVVEKEEQHALAFVAPSALTRVLEKTNFSTADVKAVGVEIYRGGAVAGFYSSMGNTRWWAEIEKFSVVSDVVLAKPKTPFATLWGDYDLEAAE; encoded by the coding sequence ATGTCGCTCTCACCTGTTCATGCTCAGGAAGCTTCAACGGAAGTGAGGGTGGCGGTGAAAGGGGTGAAGGTGCAGGCTCAGAACACGCCCCAGTTCAACGTGCAGAACGTGGTCGACAAACGCTGGAAACCCAAAGTTTGGCTTGAGATCGACGTGGACTTTGAAGCGAAAAAAGCTCCGAAAGAAGACGACAAGAGCCCGGTGATCGAGAGTTTGGAGTTCCGTTATTTCATCGGTTTGAACAAAACTTCCGCTGACGGCAAGAACGTGGTGCTGACAGCCAACATCACCTACAACAACGTGGTGGAGAAGGAAGAGCAGCATGCGTTGGCATTCGTGGCTCCTTCCGCCCTCACCCGGGTGCTGGAGAAAACCAATTTCAGCACAGCTGACGTGAAGGCGGTTGGCGTGGAAATTTATCGCGGTGGTGCGGTGGCGGGCTTTTATTCCTCCATGGGCAACACCCGCTGGTGGGCGGAAATCGAGAAATTCTCTGTGGTGAGCGACGTCGTTTTGGCAAAACCAAAAACTCCGTTCGCCACTCTGTGGGGCGATTACGATCTGGAGGCAGCCGAGTAA
- a CDS encoding Amuc_1100 family pilus-like protein, which yields MNWIKENKSLAAVFGVMIVGAIALGAWLFMSYSGYTAKREEWETTTAKIKALESQKLYPDAANAAEKEQRVTEYAEQVNLLRSALLNPAVQQAIKPLSETEFQARLKERVNAVRGSATGNMTLPEDFALGFEEYTGSLPRSADVAAELGLHLDVMEKLVTALVDSGVQSLDGFERAPLPNEKAAPAPKPEPAAPARRNSASRRGGKKALISEETAAEPVLDRYTVKVFLTADQAPFQAVLNSLSDPAKMPHFVVVRLLRVENEQTESPLKETIRSQARSGSTGGDGGVNADGTTASAAAATPSASGAARVIVPPTPLPPDAVTVMGAEMLKVYLEIDYIRFRPAAVEAAAEEQATTAAVAL from the coding sequence ATGAACTGGATCAAAGAGAACAAAAGTCTTGCCGCCGTTTTCGGTGTCATGATTGTCGGAGCCATCGCTTTGGGTGCTTGGCTGTTTATGTCCTATTCGGGTTATACCGCCAAACGCGAGGAATGGGAGACAACTACTGCGAAAATCAAAGCTCTTGAATCGCAGAAGCTCTATCCAGATGCCGCCAATGCGGCAGAAAAGGAGCAGCGCGTCACCGAGTATGCTGAACAGGTCAATTTGTTGCGTTCTGCGTTGCTGAATCCAGCCGTTCAGCAGGCCATCAAACCGCTTTCGGAAACCGAGTTTCAGGCCCGCCTGAAAGAACGGGTGAACGCCGTCCGCGGCAGTGCCACCGGCAACATGACCCTGCCCGAAGACTTTGCGCTGGGCTTTGAAGAATACACCGGATCGTTGCCACGCTCGGCGGATGTGGCGGCGGAGCTTGGGTTGCATTTGGATGTGATGGAAAAGCTGGTCACCGCCTTGGTGGACTCTGGGGTGCAGTCGCTCGATGGTTTTGAGCGCGCTCCGCTTCCGAATGAGAAGGCTGCACCTGCGCCGAAGCCTGAACCAGCGGCACCGGCGAGACGAAACAGCGCCAGCCGTCGCGGTGGAAAGAAAGCACTCATCAGCGAAGAGACAGCTGCGGAACCGGTTCTGGATCGTTACACCGTGAAAGTGTTTCTTACAGCTGACCAGGCGCCATTCCAGGCGGTGCTTAACTCGTTGAGCGATCCAGCGAAAATGCCACATTTTGTGGTGGTTCGTTTGTTGCGCGTCGAAAACGAGCAGACTGAGAGTCCGCTGAAGGAAACCATCCGCAGTCAGGCCCGCTCCGGGAGCACTGGCGGAGACGGTGGAGTTAACGCAGACGGAACAACGGCTTCCGCGGCAGCGGCCACCCCATCCGCATCGGGCGCAGCCAGGGTCATTGTTCCTCCCACCCCGCTTCCTCCTGATGCCGTCACGGTGATGGGTGCTGAGATGCTGAAAGTCTATCTTGAGATTGACTACATTCGTTTCCGTCCCGCTGCAGTTGAGGCTGCTGCCGAAGAGCAGGCCACCACGGCTGCCGTGGCTCTTTGA
- a CDS encoding UDP-glucuronic acid decarboxylase family protein — protein MSHKKTAVVTGAAGFLGSHLTDYLLARDYKVIGMDNLLTGNVRNIEHLAGNQDYEFIKHDVTKFIYIPGAVDLVFHFASPASPIDYLEKPIQTLKVGSLGTHNTLGLAKEKGATFLIASTSECYGDPLEHPQKETYWGNVNPVGPRGVYDEAKRFAEAMTMGYHRFHKLDTKIVRIFNTYGPRMRLDDGRVVPAFIGQALQGRPLTVQGDGSQTRSFCYVSDLIDGIYRLSQGDYHEPVNIGNPREMTVLEFAQRILEITGSESEIEFRPLPEDDPKVRQPDITLARKTLGWEPKVPFEEGIVNTVAYFKNFLALNA, from the coding sequence ATGAGTCATAAAAAAACTGCTGTCGTCACCGGTGCTGCCGGGTTCCTTGGTTCCCACCTGACCGATTATTTGCTGGCGAGAGACTACAAGGTGATTGGGATGGACAATCTGCTCACCGGAAACGTGCGCAACATTGAGCATCTGGCGGGCAATCAGGATTACGAATTCATCAAACACGACGTCACCAAGTTCATCTACATTCCGGGCGCGGTGGATCTGGTGTTTCACTTCGCGTCACCGGCGAGTCCGATCGATTATTTGGAGAAACCGATTCAGACCCTGAAGGTGGGGTCCCTGGGCACTCACAACACGCTGGGGTTGGCGAAGGAAAAAGGGGCGACCTTTTTGATCGCCTCGACCAGCGAGTGTTATGGCGATCCGCTCGAGCACCCGCAGAAGGAGACCTATTGGGGAAATGTCAATCCGGTGGGGCCGCGCGGAGTTTACGATGAAGCGAAGCGTTTTGCCGAAGCGATGACGATGGGCTATCATCGTTTTCACAAGCTGGACACGAAGATCGTGCGCATTTTTAATACCTATGGCCCGCGCATGCGACTGGACGATGGCCGTGTGGTGCCGGCATTCATTGGTCAGGCATTGCAGGGCAGGCCGCTGACGGTGCAGGGCGATGGCTCGCAAACTCGCAGCTTTTGTTATGTCAGCGATCTGATCGACGGCATCTACCGGCTGTCGCAGGGCGACTATCATGAGCCGGTGAATATCGGCAATCCACGTGAGATGACGGTGCTGGAATTCGCCCAAAGAATTTTGGAAATTACCGGCAGCGAATCGGAAATCGAATTTCGTCCATTGCCCGAGGATGATCCCAAAGTGCGGCAGCCAGACATCACTTTGGCGAGAAAAACGCTCGGTTGGGAGCCAAAAGTGCCATTTGAAGAAGGCATTGTAAATACAGTGGCGTATTTTAAAAACTTTCTTGCACTCAACGCTTGA
- a CDS encoding Amuc_1101 family PilM-like pilus complex protein: MADSSFAVLNLGSQRVSAAVFNKGRNGELILKAFEVTEMHGDPSAEATRLPQLRVALVELSEKLKLKGKTVYYAIAGHVVFTRFVKLPPFDEDKADQIVEFEARQNVPFPINEVIWDYEFIGSKDSMEREVALVAIKADALNDINDQVESVGIKVAAVDLAPLAVFNAFRYTYPDVDETSLIIDLGARSTNLIFVEGERVFTRNILVGGSTVTGNVGKELGMNFAEAEDQKRARGYVAPGGAYEPNDDEVVEAMSKIMRNTMTRLHGEIVRTVNYYRSQQGGSPPRRFFLCGGGAQTPLAVDFFQEKFNLPVEVLNPLRGVTLDRGVSQQVADAQSPAMMELVGLGLRHAGACPVEVELLPDSVAAARDSAKRMPFLILATVCLFALLGLAGFYFSHAASVVEGKLVESRSLQANLQRDDDTIKDWDKQLQLLRGQSGQLEQAINDRGYWKGLLAVLNNQFETDFVWLTQLEVLKNGSSITPALTSTAGTTPVAAPKPPTPPATTTAPGAPPAVAYALRFQGLYRKNDEGGQQVVYKYYEALKKDDKLFGAVTAEEKPDVDSGIDDERYAYQFKFRLPLVNGMKFEK; encoded by the coding sequence ATGGCGGATAGCAGTTTTGCAGTTCTAAATCTCGGATCGCAGCGTGTCAGCGCAGCGGTTTTCAACAAGGGGCGCAATGGGGAGCTCATTTTGAAGGCTTTTGAAGTCACCGAAATGCACGGTGACCCCAGCGCCGAAGCGACCCGTTTGCCGCAGCTCCGTGTGGCGCTGGTCGAGCTTTCGGAAAAGCTCAAGCTGAAGGGCAAGACCGTTTATTATGCCATCGCCGGTCATGTGGTCTTCACGCGTTTTGTGAAGCTCCCGCCGTTCGATGAAGACAAGGCGGATCAAATTGTCGAGTTTGAGGCGCGTCAAAACGTGCCATTCCCGATCAATGAGGTGATCTGGGATTATGAGTTTATTGGGTCAAAAGACAGCATGGAGCGCGAAGTGGCGCTGGTGGCCATCAAGGCGGATGCCCTCAATGACATCAACGATCAGGTCGAATCGGTCGGCATCAAAGTAGCCGCCGTGGACCTCGCGCCATTGGCGGTGTTCAATGCGTTCCGCTACACTTATCCTGATGTCGATGAGACCTCCCTGATCATCGATTTGGGTGCCCGTTCGACCAACCTGATTTTTGTGGAAGGCGAGCGTGTTTTCACCCGCAACATCCTGGTGGGTGGCAGCACGGTGACCGGCAACGTCGGCAAGGAGCTGGGCATGAACTTTGCCGAGGCGGAAGATCAAAAACGTGCGCGTGGTTACGTGGCGCCAGGTGGGGCTTACGAACCGAATGACGACGAGGTGGTTGAGGCCATGTCGAAAATCATGCGCAACACCATGACCCGTTTGCATGGCGAGATCGTCCGGACGGTGAACTATTACCGCAGTCAGCAAGGCGGCAGTCCTCCCCGTCGTTTTTTCCTGTGCGGCGGAGGTGCCCAGACACCGTTGGCGGTCGACTTTTTCCAGGAGAAATTCAACCTGCCCGTCGAGGTTCTTAATCCGTTGCGCGGTGTGACGCTTGATCGCGGAGTGTCGCAACAAGTGGCCGATGCGCAATCGCCTGCCATGATGGAGTTGGTGGGCCTTGGACTGCGCCACGCCGGCGCTTGTCCCGTTGAGGTCGAATTGTTGCCTGACAGCGTGGCTGCCGCCCGCGATTCAGCGAAGCGCATGCCATTCTTGATTCTCGCGACGGTCTGCCTGTTTGCGCTTTTGGGACTGGCCGGGTTCTACTTCTCCCACGCAGCAAGTGTGGTCGAAGGCAAACTGGTGGAAAGCCGCTCCCTTCAGGCCAACCTTCAACGCGATGACGATACCATCAAGGATTGGGACAAGCAGTTGCAGTTGCTGCGTGGTCAGAGCGGCCAGCTCGAGCAGGCCATCAATGACCGTGGTTACTGGAAAGGCCTTCTCGCCGTTTTGAACAATCAGTTTGAAACCGACTTCGTCTGGCTTACCCAATTGGAGGTGTTGAAAAACGGCAGTTCGATTACCCCAGCCCTCACGTCCACCGCAGGCACCACACCGGTGGCCGCACCCAAGCCGCCAACACCTCCTGCGACAACCACAGCCCCGGGCGCACCACCGGCGGTGGCTTATGCGCTGCGCTTCCAAGGTCTCTATCGCAAGAATGACGAAGGCGGACAGCAGGTGGTTTACAAGTATTACGAAGCCTTGAAGAAGGACGACAAGTTGTTTGGAGCCGTGACGGCTGAAGAGAAGCCAGATGTGGACTCTGGCATCGACGACGAACGGTATGCCTACCAGTTCAAGTTTCGCCTGCCACTGGTTAACGGAATGAAATTCGAGAAATAA